In Oryza brachyantha chromosome 1, ObraRS2, whole genome shotgun sequence, the following are encoded in one genomic region:
- the LOC102700392 gene encoding protein FLUORESCENT IN BLUE LIGHT, chloroplastic isoform X1 has protein sequence MALLLRPSPPPPPRPIPRRSSGGRPLPSHAGASNPTFSVPVLSDLVGRLPFSAQCSIARCFLSSTDVTHSTSDDIHKHGHGHFLMKSTSDLQKVASSCFLKACIFSSSVMFVLPPSCFAEPCEPEYSLPNMPLLFAIAMIGATVGGLLARQRRGELKRLNDQLRQINAALRRQAKIESYAPALSYAPVGSKIPESEVIVDPQKERLISYLRAGKNYLRNQTPDKAFPEFKAAFDLAQSMSDHVEEKKAARGLGASLQRQGKYKEAIKYHSLVLNISKVTGEDAGVTEAYGAIADCYTELGELEKAGKFYDRYIARLEND, from the exons ATGGCGCTCCTCCTGcgcccctcccctccgccgccgccgcggccgatcCCGCGGCGGAGCTCCGGCGGGAGGCCGCTGCCCTCCCACGCCGGAGCCTCAA ACCCGACATTTTCTGTCCCTGTACTATCTGACCTGGTCGGAAGGCTTCCCTTTTCTGCGCAGTGTTCTATAGCTCGATGCTTCTTATCATCAACTGATGTCACCCATTCAACAAGTGATGACATCCATAAACATGGGCATGGTCATTTTCTAATGAAGTCTACATCTGACCTTCAG aAAGTGGCATCTTCCTGCTTTTTGAAAGCATGTATTTTCAGTAGTTCTGTCATGTTTGTTCTACCACCCAGTTGTTTCGCAGAACCGTGTGAGCCGGAGTACTCTCTACCTAACATGCCTCTGCTTTTTGCGATAGCCATGATTGGAGCTACCGTTGGAG GTCTTCTTGCAAGACAAAGGAGAGGGGAGCTTAAACGATTGAATGATCAGCTACGTCAGATAAATGCAGCACTAAGAAGACAAGCCAAGATTGAATCTTATGCTCCTGCTTTGAGCTATGCACCAGTTGGTAGTAAGATACCTGAATCAGAAGTCATTGTTGATCCGCAGAAGGAGCGCTTAATTTCATATCTGAGGGCTGGGAAGAACTACCTGAGAAATCAAACCCCTGACAAGGCATTTCCTGAGTTTAAGGCTGCCTTTGATCTTGCACAATCTATGAGTGATCACGTCGAAGAGAAGAAGGCAGCACGTGGATTAG GAGCATCGTTGCAGAGACAAGGCAAATACAAGGAAGCTATAAAGTACCACTCTTTGGTGCTGAACATCTCTAAGGTGACCGGGGAGGACGCAGGCGTGACAGAAGCGTACGGGGCGATTGCCGACTGCTACACCGAGCTTGGTGAGCTCGAGAAGGCAGGCAAGTTCTACGACAGGTACATCGCAAGGCTGGAGAACGACTGA
- the LOC102700392 gene encoding protein FLUORESCENT IN BLUE LIGHT, chloroplastic isoform X2, translated as MALLLRPSPPPPPRPIPRRSSGGRPLPSHAGASNPTFSVPVLSDLVGRLPFSAQCSIARCFLSSTDVTHSTSDDIHKHGHGHFLMKSTSDLQKVASSCFLKACIFSSSVMFVLPPSCFAEPCEPEYSLPNMPLLFAIAMIGATVGGLLARQRRGELKRLNDQLRQINAALRRQAKIESYAPALSYAPVGSKIPESEVIVDPQKERLISYLRAGKNYLRNQTPDKAFPEFKAAFDLAQSMSDHVEEKKAARGLGKQYCSTRRCIFKFILKNLLFPC; from the exons ATGGCGCTCCTCCTGcgcccctcccctccgccgccgccgcggccgatcCCGCGGCGGAGCTCCGGCGGGAGGCCGCTGCCCTCCCACGCCGGAGCCTCAA ACCCGACATTTTCTGTCCCTGTACTATCTGACCTGGTCGGAAGGCTTCCCTTTTCTGCGCAGTGTTCTATAGCTCGATGCTTCTTATCATCAACTGATGTCACCCATTCAACAAGTGATGACATCCATAAACATGGGCATGGTCATTTTCTAATGAAGTCTACATCTGACCTTCAG aAAGTGGCATCTTCCTGCTTTTTGAAAGCATGTATTTTCAGTAGTTCTGTCATGTTTGTTCTACCACCCAGTTGTTTCGCAGAACCGTGTGAGCCGGAGTACTCTCTACCTAACATGCCTCTGCTTTTTGCGATAGCCATGATTGGAGCTACCGTTGGAG GTCTTCTTGCAAGACAAAGGAGAGGGGAGCTTAAACGATTGAATGATCAGCTACGTCAGATAAATGCAGCACTAAGAAGACAAGCCAAGATTGAATCTTATGCTCCTGCTTTGAGCTATGCACCAGTTGGTAGTAAGATACCTGAATCAGAAGTCATTGTTGATCCGCAGAAGGAGCGCTTAATTTCATATCTGAGGGCTGGGAAGAACTACCTGAGAAATCAAACCCCTGACAAGGCATTTCCTGAGTTTAAGGCTGCCTTTGATCTTGCACAATCTATGAGTGATCACGTCGAAGAGAAGAAGGCAGCACGTGGATTAG GAAAACAATACTGTTCAACAAGGAGATgcatattcaaatttattctGAAGAATCTTTTGTTTCCATGTTGA
- the LOC102713775 gene encoding transcription initiation factor TFIID subunit 6 has translation MSIVPKETIEVIAQSVGIANLPADVSAAVAPDVEYRLREIMQEAIKCMRHAKRTILTADDVDSALSLRNVEPVYGFASGDPLRFKRAVGHKDLFYVDDREVDFKEIIEAPLPKAPLDTAVVAHWLAIEGVQPAIPENPPVDAIIAPTENKRTEHGKDDGLPVDIKLPVKHVLSRELQMYFDKIAELTMSRSETSVFREALVSLSRDSGLHPLVPYFSYFIADEVTRSLGDLTVLFALMRVVQSLLHNPHIHIEPYLHQLMPSMITCIVAKRLGHRLSDNHWDLRDFSANLVASVCRRFGHVYHNLQTRLTKTLIHAFLDPQKSLTQHYGAVQGISALGPSAIRLLLLPNLETYMQLLEPELQLEKQKNEMKRKEAWRVYGALLCAAGKCLYDRLKLFPNLLSPSTRPLLRSNKRVVTNNPNKRKSSSDLSASQPPLKKMATDGAMNSMASAPMQNMPGTMDGFSTQLPNPSMMQASSSGQLVESTASGVIRRDQGSNHPQKVSTVLRLAWKEDQNAGHLLSSLYEVFGEAIFSFVQPPEISLFL, from the exons ATGAGCATAGTGCCCAAGGAGACGATTGAGGTGATCGCTCAGAGCGTCGGCATCGCCAACCTCCCCGCCGATGTCTCCGCCGCAGTTGCTCCTGACGTCGAGTACCGCCTCCGCGAGATCATGCAG GAGGCAATTAAGTGTATGCGGCATGCAAAGAGGACAATCCTGACTGCAGATGATGTTGACAGTGCTCTTAGCCTAAGAAATGTTGAG CCTGTATATGGATTTGCTTCTGGTGATCCCTTGCGGTTTAAGAGAGCTGTGGGACACAAGGATCTCTTCTATGTTGATGACAGGGAGGTAGACTTCAAAGAG ATTATTGAGGCTCCTCTACCTAAAGCTCCTCTCGATACAGCAGTTGTAGCTCACTGGTTAGCCATTGAGGGAGTCCAGCCTGCGATTCCAGAGAATCCTCCTGTTGATG CTATCATAGCGCCAACGGAAAATAAAAGGACAGAGCATGGGAAGGACGATGGACTTCCTGTTGACATAAAGCTTCCTGTTAAGCACGTGTTATCTAGAGAACTCCAG AtgtattttgataaaatagcGGAGCTTACCATGAGTAGATCTGAAACCTCAGTTTTTAGAGAAGCATTAGTGAGCTTATCGAGAGACTCGGGCCTTCATCCATTGGTTCCTTACTTTTCCTACTTCATCGCGGATGAG GTTACCAGGAGTTTGGGCGATCTTACTGTTCTATTTGCTCTCATGCGTGTAGTTCAAAGCCTCCTCCACAATCCCCACATTCATATTGAACCATAT TTGCATCAGTTGATGCCATCAATGATCACTTGCATTGTTGCAAAAAGGCTTGGGCATAGGCTTTCAGACAACCACTGGGATCTTAGGGACTTCTCTGCTAATTTGGTTGCTTCAGTTTGCCGAAG GTTTGGTCATGTGTATCACAACCTCCAAACCCGGTTGACAAAGACGTTGATCCATGCATTTCTTGACCCTCAGAAATCATTGACACAACATTATGGTGCTGTTCAGGGGATATCTGCATTGGGGCCCAGTGCG ATTAGGCTTCTGCTTTTGCCCAACCTCGAGACATATATGCAGCTTTTGGAGCCAGAATTACAACTTgagaaacagaaaaatgagATGAAAAGAAAGGAAGCATGGCGTGTTTATGGTGCCCTGCTG TGTGCTGCAGGAAAATGCTTATATGATCGGCTCAAATTGTTTCCTAATTTGCTTTCTCCGTCAACGCGGCCTCTTTTGAGGAGTAATAAGAGAGTCGTGACTAATAACCCAA ATAAAAGGAAGTCTAGTTCGGATCTCTCTGCATCCCAGCCACCTCTGAAGAAGATGGCAACAGATGGTGCGATGAATTCTATGGCTTCAGCTCCCATGCAAAACATGCCAGGAACCATGGATGGCTTCTCCACCCAGTTACCCAACCCTAGCATGATGCAAGCTTCATCATCTGGACAATTGGTGGAAAGCACCGCATCAGGTGTGATTCGGAGGGATCAGGGAAGCAACCACCCGCAAAAAGTTTCCACAGTGCTGAGGTTAGCCTGGAAGGAGGACCAAAATGCTGGGCATCTGTTGAGTTCATTGTACGAGGTGTTTGGTGAAGCAATCTTCTCCTTTGTTCAACCACCAGAGATATCGCTCTTTTTGTAG